The Trichoplusia ni isolate ovarian cell line Hi5 chromosome 17, tn1, whole genome shotgun sequence genome includes a region encoding these proteins:
- the LOC113502258 gene encoding sorting nexin-6 produces the protein MMDCVEDTNHDPLSAPSVTSPGSLDPKLDKKKPNENVCLADNSLLVDISDALSEKEKVKFTVHTKTTLPEFQKSEFIVVRQHEEFVWLHDRYEENEEYAGYIIPPAPPRPDFDASREKLQRLGEGEGALTREEFLKMKEELEDEYLATFKKTVAMHEVFLQRLAAHPVFRGDAHLRVFLEYEQDLCAKPRGRMDLIGGLMRSMTTTTDEIYLGATVRDVNDFFEQETTFLQEYYSHLKEAVAKVDRMTTKHKEVADAHIRLSSCITQLATREQPPTERFLTRAAETFDKCRKIEGRMASDQDLKLADTLRYYMRDAHAAKAVLVRRLRCLAAYEAANRNLEKARAKNKDVHAAEQAQADACAKFEQLSARAREELIDFRTRRVAAFRKSLLDLAELEIKHARSQQELFRKSLQVLKECQ, from the exons ATGATG GATTGTGTGGAAGACACCAACCATGATCCCCTGTCGGCACCCTCAGTGACGTCTCCAGGCTCTCTAGACCCTAAACTAGACAAGAAGAAACCCAATGAGAATGTGTGTTTAGCTGATAATAGTTTGTTG GTCGACATATCGGATGCTTTAAgcgaaaaagaaaaagtaaagttCACGGTACACACTAAAACAACATTGCCAGAGTTCCAAAAGTCTGAGTTTATTGTAGTGCGGCAACACGAGGAGTTTGTCTGGCTTCATGACCGCTACGAAGAGAATGAGGAGTACGCTGGATatatt ATCCCACCGGCACCCCCCCGACCTGACTTCGACGCTTCCCGGGAGAAGCTCCAACGTCTCGGAGAAGGCGAGGGTGCTCTCACCAGGGAAGAGTTCCTCAAGATGAAGGAGGAACTGGAAGA TGAATACCTAGCCACCTTCAAGAAGACTGTAGCCATGCACGAGGTGTTCCTGCAGCGGTTGGCGGCGCACCCGGTGTTCCGCGGCGACGCTCACTTGCGCGTGTTCCTGGAGTACGAGCAGGATCTGTGCGCCAAGCCCAGGGGCAGGATGGATCTCATTGGTGGACTG ATGCGTTCTATGACAACAACGACGGATGAGATATATCTCGGCGCGACGGTTCGAGATGTGAACGACTTCTTCGAGCAAGAGACCACGTTCTTGCAAGAATACTACTCGCATCTGAAAGAGGCTGTTGCCAAAGTCGACAGGATGACTACTAAGCATAAAG AGGTGGCGGACGCCCACATCAGACTGTCGTCGTGCATCACTCAGCTGGCCACCAGGGAGCAGCCTCCCACCGAGAGGTTCCTCACGAGAGCCGCAGAGACCTTCGACAAGTGCCGG AAAATCGAGGGTCGCATGGCATCAGACCAGGACCTGAAGCTGGCGGACACGCTCCGGTACTACATGCGGGACGCGCACGCCGCGAAGGCTGTGCTGGTACGGAGACTAAG atGTCTTGCGGCTTATGAAGCTGCTAATAGGAATCTTGAAAAAGCGAGAGCGAAGAACAAGGATGTACATGcg GCGGAGCAGGCGCAGGCGGACGCGTGCGCTAAGTTCGAGCAGCTGTCGGCGCGTGCGCGGGAAGAACTCATCGACTTCCGGACTCGGCGGGTCGCGGCTTTCAGGAAAAG TCTATTGGACCTAGCAGAGTTGGAGATCAAGCACGCTCGCTCCCAACAGGAGCTGTTCAGGAAATCTCTACAAGTGCTCAAGGAGTGCCAGTGA